A segment of the Salvelinus namaycush isolate Seneca chromosome 42, SaNama_1.0, whole genome shotgun sequence genome:
TGGTTGGGGGGCCGGTAGTGAGGGCCTTGGGGGTGGAGAGGGCCATCCCACAGGCCTGGGCCGCCCTGGGGACCCCGGGGACTTCCTGGACCTGGAGGTACCAGCGCAGCAAGAGAGGCAGCTGGGACAGCATGCTGGCGTTGTGGCTCTGGAGGGATCTCTGTGGAGGAGGTTGAGGGGAAAGTGAAGATGGGGGCCTGAGTCAGCTAAGTGATTCATCAGAAGTGTCATCTGCACTGAACCAAGAGCCCAGGTTCCACCAGGCTGATCCCCTCCACTCATCACCCctctggagatggaggagagagacaggcacTAAGAAAGGCAagggttgggagagagagagatggacagctgtagaggggtgtgtgtgcgtgtgtatatgttAGTtattctatccttgtggggacctaaaatccccacaaggatagtaaaacaagaaaATGTCTCCCTCttggggacatttcccacattcccatgaggacaaaggctattttaagtttaggggttaggtttagggttacaattaaggttagggttagaattagggtaagGGGCTAGTGGTTAGTGTAAGGTTTAGGGGTTGGGGAAAATATAATTTTGAATGGAAATTAATTTAAGGTTcccacgaggatagaagaacataatgtgtgtgtgtttccaagagagagagcgagaatagagagcgaaagagaaacagacagagcatAGAAAGAGGGGACAGTAGATAAAGCCAAGGGTCttttctctggctctctgtcctgTGGATCTGTGGATAGACAGCAGTGGCTGtgtgggagaagagaggagacatGCTAGGCTGAGTGTGAAACTGGAAACCACTGGAGCACAGCTGACCCCTAAGAGTCACATTGTGAGAACTTCACTTAATTCCAATCCCAGGCTATACAGCTATGAGAacaggaggagagatggaagagaagaggagagaggtgtgCAGAGGAGACCCTGTTGACCGCTTGGCTCCAAGGCATAATAGATCGATAACTAACACCCCGTGGTGGCATCTCATAAAAACCCAAACCAccaaaacactaaacaaaatatgGGAAATCTATAACTAAAATGTTCCCAGGAAGATTCAGCTAGGGGCAAATTAAAATAACTTTACAAACTaacttgatgatgaactacagtaagtgatcGGCAGCAAATCTCCTCCTTTCAACACCACTCTCGCAGCCATGACAATGACATCATTTTAAAATCAGCACGTCGAACCAAGCATGATCCCAAAGCCGGTTCATTGAAATGCATATCAACCAACTACATTTAAAATAGACCTATTTGTCATTGTGGTGCTATCATCCACAGCCAGGTGGACCACCTTTGAGAATAGAATCTGtgccgacacacacacagtcttaagAAGGCACTGTTCTGCCTGGTTTCCACTGTATAAAGCCTCTGTGGGTGTACAGGTACCACCTGATGAGACATTCAATGTAGAAGGGTGTCATGCATCATTTCAGAGGCCTTCATAATACGGTCGACATGGCAACAGGTTTAAGTACTCAAATGAGGTAGCAGGTGATGACAGGGGACATTAGGGTAATATGCTACTGTTAAAATAAAATGTGCCACACACTCAGAGCTACCACTTGTCTAAAACTAGCATGGAGACTAAACAGGCCTGGGAAATGCAAGTTGCATAAAGATTGAAGAAACACGATTGCAAGAGAAGTGCTGGTAGTTTACATATTTAGTGACCAGCAGAAGGGAGGCTCGGTCCGTGGAATATAAATCAAGTGCATAAAGCAAGAACTCTGTAGCctgagtcccagatctgtttgtgccgttTTGCCAGTGACAGCAATGGAGTTggaaagacagcacaaacagatctaggacTCAGGCTAAGAGTTCTAGACTAACTTCCCTTCAAACATATAACTAACAGAACCTTCAAGGGCCTTCCTTACCAGGTATTGATGGATACAAGGCAGCaacaccacatcagtcagagtgaaGTACAGCCCCTCTGCAAACACATGCTCCAGCTGCGGCAGCTCTGTGGTCTTCACTTTCCTGATGTCAGAGCTCTCCCTAGTGGTCGTGGACGGAACTGCACCACTATCCACATTCAGCTTGGCCAGGGCTGCTCGGAGTTCTAGCCCGCCAGCGGACTGCGAATCCTGGGGCTGGGTGATGTCTGTCCCTTGGTCCTCCTGGAGGTCCTGAGAGATTTTCTTCTGGTTCTTCTTCTGCTGCTGGAGCTTCTGCCGGCGGATCTTGTCATCGTTGTGCACCTTGACGGGCTCGCCTAGTGTCTTTTCGAGGTtgaggagggcagaggggaggTGCAGGGATGGGTTAGTGGGCTGCCGGAGGTGGGCCTCCACGGCCGAGGGGATACTGAGCTCACACAGCCTGGTCCACTGGCTCACCTATAAGGGAGAGGAGGAACATGCATTCATTTTGACTAATATTTGTGGCATTGGTGTAATGTAGAGTTGTATTTTTATACAGCAGTACTGTGTGTCcaagacaactagtagacaagtTTATCCCATCTTATTCACTAGCTCATAAAAAAAATCCCTTTGGGAGAATATAAGATTCAATTGGTTTTCCAATGGGAAAGCTCTTACAGATGTGACAATTTAATTATGcctaaaaacaaaaaagaaacaaaaacacTAATGTCATGTATACACAAACAGAATCATTCATAGTTTTGCCAATAGCACTGCATGCATATCATAATAATTGAGTGTTGCCCCTTACCTCAGCGCAGGCCTTCAGACAGGTCTTCTTGAACCCTAGCAGTGATGCTGCATCCTTCCTTCTGGGGTCTGCCTCACAGGTCCGGTCTATAATATGCCTGAGCACCACAGCCAGCCCGGCCCTGCAGTATCTCCCAGTCTCATCCAGTACGGCGGGGAGACGGCAGCCCCTCACCAACACAGGCAAGTCCTTGACATGGACCATCGAGACAGCTAAAGACTTTGGTACCTGTCGAAGAAATATTGTTGTTACACATATTGATGTTGACATGTATTCATTCCCCATCACTATATTGTGTACTATAGTTGACTGAAACATGCTCAGTAAAGTTTTTCCCAACTTCTTTGCCTGTCATTACTGTCTACAACGCAAAGCAAATCGACAATGACAAACCTGTGACTTCCAGGATTGTGAGCTTTGTGTGTCAGGCTTGGCAGAGACGAGGAAGACTTTGAATGACGTGCACTCGCAGTAAGACAGGAGGAAGAGCGAGATGGAGGTGTGTAGGGGAACAGAGGGCTGCTCGTTTTGGGAGGATAGTTCCAGGTAGAGACACTCTGGTTGCTGCTCCTCATGTGGGTCTGTCTGCGTCATTGTGACAGGAGGTACTGAATAGGTTGAATATTGGTGTCAATCAAACCTGTAAACACGACAAATGGTATTGTGGCAACAAACTCTGACCAAAGTTTGCTGACTAAAGTCAACTCCATACATCTCAAGATGAATGTCTATATCGTGAAGTAGAGTTTAGTCTGCTAGACTAAAGTTGCTAGCTAAGACTTGCATATGCTTGCATATCCAACGTTAACTTAATTTacctactgttagctaacgttaggtagTAGCTGTCTAGCTAGGTATACATTGAGCTAACGTTAGTGCTCTACATAGACAGTTAGCCCACGCCTCGTTTCTGTTTAGATTCTGACTATCAAGCAAACTATGATACACTGAAATTAGCTACTTACAGTTCATGTGAAGCTCACTGTGCACGTTGTTATAGTAAGCTCGTCACTTCCTCAAGTAAGTTTCCACGTGTAACAGTCAATACAGACCGTCCTGATCAATGATACATACATTCAAATACATACCACAATTAAATGTAAACATTGTATTACAAAATGATTTATACACTATATAGTTATAGTGGCGTATTTTGAATACAGTCTAGATAATCAAAATATGCTACGGGTAATGTCGAGGTCCGTGCAACAAATTAGCTTGCTTGTTTCTTCGGATGTATTTAGTGGATGGACAAGAATGCCGCTAGGAAATAAAGGCGTTTCAGCTACAGTAGCTCAAATGCCACTTGTTAAGTTACTGTAAATATTTACGTGTCATAATAACCACATTAGTGTGAGAAATATACGTTAAAGATATTTGAGAGTAAGGTAAGGTAATCAAACATGACGAATCTCAACTAACCTTTGCTagcttactagctagctagctacttgggCTAGCTAGCAGGTTTCCCACCCAAGGCTAACGTTAACTTAGCTACTTGGTATAGCTAGATAGCCAACTGGACACCTTGCGAGACAGTCACGTACAAGTCAGAATTTCTTACCTAACAGTACGTACATGCAAGTTAGTGTAGAAGCAGTTGACCTTTGTGTCAATAGTAACTAGTTGGTTATGTTTTCTGTCTAGCTTTGCCATCCAACAATATCACTTAAGTTACTCACTAGCTGTCAGATTACCAATTAGCCAGTACTATATTTATCAACTGGATGAGGCTAAAAACAGGTAGGGCCTATAGTCAAAGCCTATGCCATATTCTACATATCCTTTATATCTACAGCTCAGTGTGATCATGGCTGTATCTATGAGTCTGGAGTTGGACCCTGTCTTCCTAAAGGGACTGGGATACCTGCACTCAAAGAGCAAAGACTCTGTGGATAAACTCAGAGCTCTGCTGGACGAGTCTCTATCTGGCAGAGGGAGTGATTCCTCTTACCGCTCATCACTGAAGGTATGGACTACTGTGgcttagttggtagagcatggtgcttgcagtGACAGGATTGTAGGATCGATTCCCAGGACTACCCATACATACAAAAATGTATGCTCACATGACTAAGTGGCTTATGATAAAAgagcatatattattattatactatatGGCATTCATTCACCTCTCTTCAGAACATGATGTTGTCATCATTTTACAGGCTTGTGTGATTATATTCTAATGATGTCATCATATGGGGTTTTGACAGTAGTCCAAAGGGAATCCATAGACCTACATGATTGAGGTGTAAAATATGAAACCTTACCTAGGCACCTGTGTCTTGCTTTACCCGTGTCACTCGTTATTATTTCAGACATCCCTTCGCTGCCGCTTCTCTCTAGTTCTTTCAGTCACTCCCAACATTTGTTTCCTGGAGAAGTAGCTCTAAAGCCTcgtgttaaaaaataaaaaaatgtatttgtcacatgcgccgaatacaacaagtgtagaccttgtGTCTATCAACAGGAGGTGGAGGTGACGAAGGTGTCGGTGTCCAAGATGAGCATAAATAAACAGGACTCTAagtcctcctccagctcctcctcttcatctagcagcagcagcagcaagtcCAGCAGCTCAGAGAAGAGCAAGAAGGAGGTGGAGAAGAGGCCTTCAGAAAAGGTACGAAATGGAATGGATGCTGTGCCTGAGTAGGGGATAGGGATTTATTCATGATCTGGGCTAGTTTGTTCCAGAACCAAACCAGTACTGCAAATCATGGAAAACATGATTCGTCGTacataatgttattacatagaaTTTTAAGACGTTCATCCATATTCCAGTAATTCCATTCCTTTTGTTGAGACAATCTAGAACCAAACATGCATACACAATTAtccactgtacatacataatgTTATACATTGGATACATAATTGGAGTAATTTGTTCAGTGTGACATATCTTCAGTTTGTTGAGATGACACAGAACGTAAACTGTCACGTAAAGGTCATTCGTCAACATTTTAGTATGAAATCCGCATTTGTTGAGGTCGAAGTAGAACATACCACCTACATATCAACTTTATAAACCTTCCTAACACCTTTATATAACCTTCCTAACACCTTCATAACACCGTTATTAACCCTTATAGCACCTTCCCGTTTTCTTCCAGGTGAGGGTAGAGCCAGGTGAAGGACCTGAACCGTCTAAGAAGCTTCGCCTGGAGCCCAAGCAGCAGGAGAACCGCTCGTCCCCCATCACAGTCCAGCCCTTCAAAGACATACCTCTGCCTGACTTCTCCAACTTCGACGCAGAGACCAATGCTGACGACTTCGCCATGGAAATGGGGCTGGCCTGTGTGGTTTGCAGGTACGTACCCGGAGGTTTTTGAATGTCACCTGGGTAGCAACTGAAAACGAAAAAGTCAATATAGTCTTTTCCTGTTTGTCAATtttttccatttggtgcctaatgaacactacGTCTAACTCTTTCAGTGATGAAtgactgtatgtactgtgtgtaatGTATTTTCATTgataaataaaatcaatcaattaaTCTATTAGTTTCATTTTGATGACCTCAGGCAGATGACGGTGACATCGGGCAACCAGCTAGTGGAGTGCCAGGAGTGCCACAACCTCTACCACCAGGACTGCCACAAGCCCCAGGTGACGGACAAGGACGTCAACGACCCGCGCCTGGTGTGGTACTGCGCCCGCTGCACCCGGCAGATGAAACGCATGGTAAGAGATGGATAGACGACCAAGTCATCCTGGCtgagtctgaaatggcaccctgcttcttacacagtgcactacttttgaccagatccctatgtgcgctggtcagaagtagtg
Coding sequences within it:
- the gstcd gene encoding glutathione S-transferase C-terminal domain-containing protein isoform X2 yields the protein MTQTDPHEEQQPECLYLELSSQNEQPSVPLHTSISLFLLSYCECTSFKVFLVSAKPDTQSSQSWKSQVPKSLAVSMVHVKDLPVLVRGCRLPAVLDETGRYCRAGLAVVLRHIIDRTCEADPRRKDAASLLGFKKTCLKACAEVSQWTRLCELSIPSAVEAHLRQPTNPSLHLPSALLNLEKTLGEPVKVHNDDKIRRQKLQQQKKNQKKISQDLQEDQGTDITQPQDSQSAGGLELRAALAKLNVDSGAVPSTTTRESSDIRKVKTTELPQLEHVFAEGLYFTLTDVVLLPCIHQYLRSLQSHNASMLSQLPLLLRWYLQVQEVPGVPRAAQACGMALSTPKALTTGPPTIAKAQQPSQAKQESLETTTKEVHFVGGPRPTMTKLKESGIQAVFSPHPCPSWTLPWDSLPEAVNPTEGKMSDVRAARKRQQLNNLVAMVTELARPGDTVVDFCSGGGHVGIVLAHTLPDCQVILIENKEESLVRGKVRSAELGLTNIGFIHANLDYFTGPFHIGVALHACGVATDMVVEQCIQAGATFVVSPCCYGFIQNTLKFTFPRSKRFLETLSYKEHMILCRFADQTAVQLPSERRLIGKQCMGLVDLDRSWAAETHGYSVRVMTMEPDSCSPKNNMLVGVAGGGAGGGAGGDNYATQ
- the gstcd gene encoding glutathione S-transferase C-terminal domain-containing protein isoform X1, which codes for MNLPPVTMTQTDPHEEQQPECLYLELSSQNEQPSVPLHTSISLFLLSYCECTSFKVFLVSAKPDTQSSQSWKSQVPKSLAVSMVHVKDLPVLVRGCRLPAVLDETGRYCRAGLAVVLRHIIDRTCEADPRRKDAASLLGFKKTCLKACAEVSQWTRLCELSIPSAVEAHLRQPTNPSLHLPSALLNLEKTLGEPVKVHNDDKIRRQKLQQQKKNQKKISQDLQEDQGTDITQPQDSQSAGGLELRAALAKLNVDSGAVPSTTTRESSDIRKVKTTELPQLEHVFAEGLYFTLTDVVLLPCIHQYLRSLQSHNASMLSQLPLLLRWYLQVQEVPGVPRAAQACGMALSTPKALTTGPPTIAKAQQPSQAKQESLETTTKEVHFVGGPRPTMTKLKESGIQAVFSPHPCPSWTLPWDSLPEAVNPTEGKMSDVRAARKRQQLNNLVAMVTELARPGDTVVDFCSGGGHVGIVLAHTLPDCQVILIENKEESLVRGKVRSAELGLTNIGFIHANLDYFTGPFHIGVALHACGVATDMVVEQCIQAGATFVVSPCCYGFIQNTLKFTFPRSKRFLETLSYKEHMILCRFADQTAVQLPSERRLIGKQCMGLVDLDRSWAAETHGYSVRVMTMEPDSCSPKNNMLVGVAGGGAGGGAGGDNYATQ